One segment of Synchiropus splendidus isolate RoL2022-P1 chromosome 4, RoL_Sspl_1.0, whole genome shotgun sequence DNA contains the following:
- the sem1 gene encoding 26S proteasome complex subunit SEM1 → MSEKKNTVDLGLLEEDDEFEEFPAEDWTGLDEDEDAHVWEDNWDDDNVEDDFSNQLRTELEKHGYKMETS, encoded by the exons ATGTCAGAGAAAAAGAATACGGTAGACTTGGGTCTcctggaggaggacgacgagTTTGAGGAGTTCCCAGCTGAAG ACTGGACGGGCCTGGATGAAGACGAGGATGCCCATGTTTGGGAGGACAACTGGGACGACGACAACGTCGAGGATGACTTCTCAAATCAGCTCAG AACCGAGCTGGAAAAACATGGTTACAAGATGGAGACGTCATAG